In Paracoccus fistulariae, a single window of DNA contains:
- the hisS gene encoding histidine--tRNA ligase: MAKDQKKQPRPKAETPKGFRDYFGADVTERKQMLDRIAAVYHRHGFDPLETSAVETVDALGKFLPDVDRPNAGVFAWQEEAVPGGGSGDWLALRYDLTAPLARVAAQFRNDLPSPYRRYAMGPVWRNEKPGPGRFRQFYQCDADTVGSASVAADAEICAMLADALEAVGIARGDYLVRINNRKVLNGVLEAAQILPDQADDVLRSIDKFDKVGRDGVLALLTKGRKDESGAFIDGIGLDEAQAAPVLAFLTSKGADNAATLANLRAAVGGSAIGGDGVSELAQIAEMLAAMQVGADRVVIDPSIVRGLGYYTGPVFEAELTFDILDEKGRKRQFGSVAGGGRYDGLVERFTGQKVPATGISIGVDRLLAALRAKGLAGQETQGPVVVTVMDRDRMADYQAMAADLRAAGIRAEVYLGNPKNFGNQLKYADKRGAPVAIIQGGDEAERGVVQVKDLILGAKIAAEASHEEWKAQPAQTEVARADLVAEVRRILG; encoded by the coding sequence ATGGCGAAAGATCAGAAAAAACAGCCCCGCCCCAAGGCGGAAACGCCCAAGGGCTTTCGTGACTATTTTGGCGCGGATGTCACCGAACGCAAGCAGATGCTGGATCGGATCGCCGCAGTCTATCATCGCCACGGCTTCGATCCGCTGGAAACCAGTGCGGTCGAGACGGTCGATGCCCTGGGGAAATTCCTGCCTGATGTGGACCGGCCGAATGCCGGTGTATTTGCCTGGCAGGAAGAGGCGGTGCCGGGCGGCGGTTCGGGCGACTGGCTGGCGTTGCGCTATGATCTGACGGCGCCGCTGGCGCGCGTAGCCGCGCAGTTCCGCAATGATCTGCCCAGCCCCTATCGGCGCTATGCCATGGGACCCGTCTGGCGCAACGAAAAGCCCGGGCCGGGGCGGTTCCGGCAGTTCTATCAATGCGATGCGGATACGGTGGGCAGCGCCTCGGTTGCCGCCGATGCCGAGATCTGCGCGATGCTGGCGGATGCGCTGGAGGCCGTGGGCATTGCGCGCGGCGATTATCTGGTCCGCATCAACAACCGCAAGGTTCTGAACGGTGTGCTGGAGGCCGCGCAGATCCTGCCCGATCAGGCCGATGACGTTCTGCGCAGCATCGACAAGTTCGACAAGGTCGGTCGCGACGGCGTTCTGGCGCTGCTGACCAAGGGGCGCAAGGACGAGAGCGGCGCCTTTATCGACGGGATCGGGCTGGATGAGGCGCAGGCGGCGCCGGTTCTGGCCTTTCTGACCTCGAAAGGCGCGGATAACGCGGCGACGCTGGCGAATTTGCGGGCGGCTGTTGGCGGCTCGGCCATTGGCGGCGACGGGGTTTCGGAACTGGCCCAGATCGCGGAGATGCTGGCGGCGATGCAGGTCGGCGCGGATCGGGTGGTGATCGACCCGTCCATCGTGCGTGGGCTTGGCTATTATACCGGTCCGGTCTTCGAGGCCGAACTGACCTTTGACATTCTGGATGAAAAGGGCCGCAAGCGGCAGTTCGGCAGCGTCGCCGGCGGTGGGCGCTATGACGGGCTGGTCGAGCGGTTTACCGGACAGAAGGTGCCCGCGACGGGGATCAGCATCGGCGTTGACCGGTTGCTGGCGGCGCTGCGGGCCAAGGGGCTGGCCGGGCAGGAAACGCAAGGGCCGGTGGTCGTCACCGTCATGGATCGCGACCGGATGGCCGATTATCAGGCGATGGCCGCGGATCTGCGCGCCGCTGGCATTCGGGCCGAGGTTTATCTGGGCAATCCCAAGAATTTCGGCAACCAGTTGAAATATGCCGATAAGCGCGGTGCGCCGGTGGCCATCATTCAGGGCGGGGATGAGGCAGAGCGCGGTGTGGTACAGGTCAAGGATCTGATCCTTGGCGCAAAGATCGCCGCCGAGGCCAGCCATGAGGAATGGAAGGCGCAACCCGCCCAGACCGAGGTTGCGCGCGCCGATCTGGTGGCCGAAGTCCGGCGGATCCTGGGATGA
- a CDS encoding SlyX family protein, with translation MNKNPGENDDAQIRQLQETVAHLTRLTEELNEVIARQDGEIARLTRRVDMLWRHAAEQQADAESGAIPLADQRPPHW, from the coding sequence ATGAACAAGAACCCGGGGGAAAATGACGATGCCCAAATCCGGCAACTTCAGGAGACGGTGGCCCATCTGACGCGCCTGACAGAAGAGCTGAACGAGGTCATTGCCCGTCAGGATGGCGAGATCGCCCGCCTGACCCGCCGCGTCGACATGCTGTGGCGCCATGCCGCCGAACAACAGGCCGATGCGGAATCCGGCGCGATCCCTCTGGCCGACCAGCGCCCGCCGCATTGGTGA
- a CDS encoding adenylosuccinate synthase → MANVVVVGAQWGDEGKGKIVDWLSERADVIARFQGGHNAGHTLVIGDKVFKLSLLPSGIVRENKLAVIGNGVVLDPWSLFAEIDKLSGQGVKISTENLMIAENTPLILPLHQDLDKLREEAAGKARIGTTGRGIGPAYEDKVGRRTIRVADLGDEETLDARLDRLLAHHDALRQGLGAEPIDRAALKAKLQEIAPKLLPYAQPVWKIMADARKSGRRILFEGAQGSLLDIDFGTYPYVTSSTTMSGMAASGTGMGPGAIDFVLGIVKAYTTRVGEGPFPTELNDADGQRLGERGHEFGTVTGRQRRCGWFDAVLVRQTCAISGVNGIALTKLDVLDGFKTLKICVGYEIDGQHYDYLPTAAALQAKVTPIYEEMDGWSESTAGARSWADLPAAAIKYVRRVEELIQCPVALLSTSPERDDTILVTDPFAD, encoded by the coding sequence ATGGCCAATGTGGTGGTAGTCGGCGCGCAATGGGGCGACGAGGGCAAGGGCAAGATCGTTGACTGGCTCAGCGAACGTGCCGATGTGATCGCGCGGTTTCAGGGCGGGCATAATGCGGGCCATACGCTGGTCATCGGCGACAAGGTGTTCAAGCTGTCGCTGCTGCCCTCGGGGATCGTCCGCGAGAACAAACTTGCGGTGATCGGCAATGGTGTCGTGCTGGATCCCTGGTCGCTTTTCGCCGAGATCGACAAGCTGTCCGGTCAGGGCGTCAAGATTTCGACCGAGAATCTGATGATCGCCGAGAATACGCCGCTGATTCTGCCCTTGCACCAGGATCTGGACAAGCTGCGCGAAGAGGCAGCAGGCAAGGCCAGGATCGGCACTACCGGGCGCGGCATCGGCCCTGCCTATGAGGACAAGGTCGGCCGCCGCACCATCCGTGTCGCCGATCTGGGCGATGAAGAGACGCTGGACGCGCGTCTTGACCGCCTGCTGGCGCATCACGATGCCCTGCGTCAGGGGCTGGGCGCCGAACCGATCGACCGCGCCGCGCTGAAAGCGAAGCTGCAGGAGATCGCGCCGAAGCTGCTGCCCTATGCGCAGCCGGTCTGGAAGATCATGGCCGATGCGCGCAAATCGGGACGCCGCATCCTGTTCGAGGGCGCACAGGGCAGCCTGCTGGACATCGATTTCGGCACCTATCCCTATGTGACCAGTTCGACCACGATGTCGGGCATGGCGGCCTCTGGCACAGGGATGGGGCCGGGCGCGATCGATTTCGTGCTGGGCATCGTCAAGGCCTACACGACCCGCGTGGGCGAAGGGCCTTTCCCGACCGAGTTGAACGATGCCGACGGGCAGCGTCTGGGCGAGCGGGGGCATGAATTCGGCACCGTGACCGGGCGTCAGCGCCGCTGCGGCTGGTTCGATGCGGTTCTGGTGCGCCAGACCTGTGCGATTTCGGGCGTGAACGGGATTGCGCTGACCAAGCTGGACGTGCTGGACGGTTTCAAGACGCTGAAGATCTGCGTCGGTTACGAGATCGACGGACAGCATTACGATTACCTGCCCACGGCCGCCGCATTGCAGGCCAAAGTGACGCCGATCTATGAAGAGATGGATGGCTGGTCCGAATCGACGGCCGGGGCGCGCAGCTGGGCCGACCTGCCCGCCGCCGCGATCAAATATGTGCGCCGCGTCGAGGAATTGATCCAGTGCCCGGTCGCGCTGCTATCGACCAGCCCCGAGCGGGACGATACGATTCTGGTGACCGATCCTTTCGCGGATTGA
- a CDS encoding DUF2842 domain-containing protein, whose product MDLKTKKRLSLLILVLGLPAYIVVAVSLVNWMDARWGRLPIWAELLVYVGLGILWILPLKRIFTGIGRGE is encoded by the coding sequence TTGGATCTGAAAACGAAGAAGCGATTGTCGCTGTTGATTCTGGTTCTGGGGCTTCCGGCCTATATCGTTGTGGCGGTGAGCCTGGTGAATTGGATGGATGCCCGTTGGGGGCGGCTGCCGATCTGGGCTGAGCTGCTGGTCTATGTCGGGCTTGGGATTCTGTGGATTCTGCCGCTGAAGCGCATCTTTACCGGGATCGGGCGCGGCGAATGA
- a CDS encoding thiamine diphosphokinase has translation MSEIMVTSDRGVTVVGGGPVARRDLEDAMAVAPLVVAADGGADHLLDLGLMPDWVIGDLDSLGGKARAALAPGRIVEVAEQDSTDFEKCLSRISAPFVIAVGFTGLRLDHTLAALTVLVRQEWSSVLMLGSDDLVFVAPPRIELPLEEGTRVSLYPMGPSRGRSTGLFWPIDGLDFAPDGRVGTSNRAEGPVALEIEGPMLVMLPRDCLPLAMAALGLGAG, from the coding sequence ATGAGTGAGATCATGGTCACCTCGGATCGCGGTGTGACCGTGGTCGGGGGGGGGCCGGTCGCGCGTCGTGATCTGGAAGATGCAATGGCCGTCGCGCCGCTGGTGGTCGCGGCGGATGGGGGCGCGGATCATCTGCTGGATCTGGGACTGATGCCCGATTGGGTGATCGGCGATCTGGACAGCCTTGGCGGTAAGGCGCGCGCGGCGCTTGCGCCCGGGCGGATTGTCGAGGTCGCCGAACAGGACAGCACCGATTTCGAAAAATGTCTCAGCCGGATTTCGGCCCCCTTCGTCATTGCGGTTGGTTTTACGGGCTTGCGGCTGGATCACACGCTGGCGGCCTTGACCGTGCTGGTCCGGCAGGAATGGTCATCTGTGCTGATGCTGGGGTCGGATGATCTGGTATTTGTCGCGCCGCCCCGGATCGAACTGCCGCTGGAAGAGGGGACGCGGGTGTCGCTGTACCCGATGGGCCCGTCGCGGGGGCGCAGCACCGGGCTGTTCTGGCCCATAGACGGGCTGGACTTCGCGCCCGACGGGCGGGTTGGAACCTCGAACAGGGCCGAGGGACCTGTTGCCCTGGAGATCGAGGGGCCGATGCTGGTCATGCTGCCGCGCGATTGCCTGCCTCTGGCCATGGCGGCCCTGGGATTGGGCGCGGGCTGA
- the ispG gene encoding flavodoxin-dependent (E)-4-hydroxy-3-methylbut-2-enyl-diphosphate synthase produces MSLNPIRPWRNIERRKSRQIMVGNVPVGGDAPISVQTMTNTNGHDVRATLDQVIRAAEAGADIVRISAPDQETTRALREICRESPVPIVADIHFHYKRAIEAAEAGVACLRINPGNIGDEARVREVIKAARDNGCSMRIGVNAGSLERHLLEKYGEPCPDAMVESGLDHIRILEDNDFHEFKISVKASDVFLAAAAYQQLAEATDAPIHLGITEAGGFVGGTVKSAVGLGNLLWMGIGDTIRVSLSADPVEEVKVGYEILKSLGLRTRGVQIISCPSCARQGFDVIKTVEKLEQRLEHIKTPMSLSIIGCVVNGPGEALMTDIGFTGGGAGSGMVYMAGKQSHKMSNDQMIDHIVELVEERARQIEAEEAATAAE; encoded by the coding sequence ATGTCGCTGAACCCGATCCGTCCCTGGCGCAATATCGAGCGGCGGAAATCCCGCCAGATCATGGTGGGCAATGTCCCTGTTGGGGGGGATGCGCCGATTTCGGTGCAGACCATGACCAATACGAATGGTCATGACGTGCGCGCCACGCTGGATCAGGTGATCCGCGCGGCCGAGGCCGGGGCGGATATCGTGCGGATCTCGGCCCCTGATCAGGAGACGACACGGGCGCTGCGCGAGATCTGTCGCGAAAGCCCGGTGCCGATCGTGGCCGATATCCATTTCCACTATAAACGCGCCATTGAGGCCGCCGAGGCTGGCGTCGCCTGTTTGCGGATCAATCCGGGAAATATCGGCGACGAGGCGCGCGTGCGCGAGGTGATCAAGGCGGCGCGGGATAATGGCTGCTCGATGCGAATCGGTGTGAATGCCGGATCGCTGGAGCGGCATTTGCTGGAAAAATACGGCGAGCCCTGTCCTGACGCGATGGTGGAATCGGGGCTGGATCACATCAGGATCCTTGAGGATAACGATTTTCACGAATTCAAGATCAGTGTGAAAGCCTCGGACGTGTTTCTGGCGGCGGCGGCCTATCAGCAGCTGGCCGAGGCGACGGATGCGCCGATCCATCTGGGAATCACCGAGGCCGGCGGTTTTGTCGGGGGGACGGTGAAATCGGCGGTCGGTCTGGGCAATCTGCTGTGGATGGGGATCGGGGACACGATCCGCGTCAGCCTGTCGGCCGATCCGGTCGAAGAGGTCAAGGTCGGCTATGAGATCCTGAAATCTCTGGGGTTGCGGACCCGGGGGGTGCAGATCATTTCCTGCCCGTCCTGCGCGCGGCAGGGGTTCGACGTGATCAAGACCGTCGAAAAGCTGGAACAGCGGCTGGAGCATATCAAGACCCCGATGAGCCTGTCGATCATCGGCTGCGTTGTGAACGGGCCGGGCGAGGCGCTGATGACCGATATCGGTTTTACCGGCGGCGGTGCGGGCAGCGGCATGGTCTATATGGCGGGCAAGCAGAGCCACAAGATGTCCAACGATCAGATGATTGATCACATCGTGGAACTGGTGGAAGAGCGGGCGCGCCAGATCGAAGCGGAAGAGGCGGCGACGGCGGCGGAATAA
- the moaA gene encoding GTP 3',8-cyclase MoaA, translated as MDHAAAAPLIDPFARPITYLRVSVTDRCDFRCVYCMAEHMQFLPKAELLTLEELDRLCTTFIGLGVRKLRITGGEPLVRRGIMGFFRNISRHLGDGLDELTLTTNGSQLGRFATELVDCGVRRVNVSLDTLDADKFARITRWGRLQQVLDGISKAQEAGLRVKINAVALKGVNDDELFDLVTWCGDQGHDLTFIEVMPMGDLGNEDRLDQYWPLSDLRNQLATRYSLVDLAERTGGPARYVRLNETGQKIGFITPLTHNFCESCNRVRVTCTGELYMCLGQEDRADLRAPLRSSEEDQPLRDAIRAAIARKPKGHDFDYSRQTVSGQMTRHMSHTGG; from the coding sequence ATGGATCACGCAGCCGCCGCCCCGCTTATCGACCCTTTCGCCCGACCGATCACCTATCTTCGGGTCTCGGTGACCGATCGCTGCGATTTCCGCTGCGTCTATTGCATGGCAGAACATATGCAGTTCCTGCCCAAGGCCGAATTGCTGACACTGGAAGAGCTTGACCGCCTCTGCACCACCTTCATCGGTCTGGGCGTGCGCAAGCTGCGCATCACCGGGGGCGAGCCGCTGGTCCGCCGCGGCATCATGGGCTTCTTTCGCAATATCTCCCGTCATCTGGGCGATGGGCTCGACGAATTGACCCTGACGACCAATGGCAGCCAATTGGGCCGTTTCGCCACCGAACTGGTCGATTGCGGGGTGCGTCGGGTCAATGTCTCGCTCGATACGCTCGATGCTGACAAATTCGCCCGGATCACCCGCTGGGGACGCCTTCAGCAGGTGCTCGACGGCATCAGCAAGGCGCAAGAGGCCGGGCTGCGGGTCAAGATCAACGCCGTCGCGCTGAAAGGCGTCAATGATGACGAACTGTTCGATCTGGTGACATGGTGCGGCGATCAGGGCCACGACCTGACCTTCATCGAGGTCATGCCGATGGGCGATCTGGGCAATGAGGACCGCCTCGACCAATATTGGCCGCTCTCTGATCTGCGCAACCAGCTTGCGACCCGCTACAGCCTCGTCGATCTGGCAGAGCGCACGGGCGGCCCGGCACGCTATGTCCGGCTGAACGAAACCGGCCAGAAGATCGGCTTCATCACGCCCCTGACCCATAATTTCTGCGAAAGCTGCAACCGCGTCCGCGTGACCTGCACCGGTGAACTCTACATGTGCCTTGGCCAGGAAGACCGCGCCGACCTGCGCGCCCCCTTGCGCAGCAGCGAAGAGGATCAGCCGCTGCGCGATGCCATCCGCGCCGCCATCGCCCGCAAGCCCAAGGGCCATGATTTCGACTATTCCCGCCAGACCGTCAGCGGCCAGATGACCCGCCATATGAGCCATACCGGCGGCTAG